CCTGACGCTCCAATCTTAGATGCTGCCGAAGTGGATTTGATTCTTGTCCCCAGTGTAGCTTGTGACTATCAAGGATATCGCCTGGGCTATGGCGGCGGATATTACGATCGCTTGCTCAGTTTACCGCAGTGGCAGACAAAGCCGACTATCGGAATTATCTTTGATTTCGCCTATTTATCCCAAATACCTATTGAACCTTGGGATAAACCACTACAAGCTATTTTTACGGAAACCGGATTGACTCAGAAAGGTTGAAGCATTCAGGATGATGAAGACACATCATCAAATATTTATGACTAATCCAACGTCATCTACCACTGACCAGGAAGCAATAATTGACGAGATAATAGCAACTAGCCTCCAAGCTCAACAAAAAACAGGCCCAGACCTCCGCCAAATTCATAGTAAAAGTCATGGACTGCTTGGAGGAGAGTTTATTATTGAACCCAATGTTCCTGAAGACTTGAGAGTAGGTTTATTCAAAAAGCCCCAAACCTATCCTGCGTGGATTCGTTTCTCTAGTGGTGGTTCGCCTGAAAAGCGTGGTAAATTCCACTCCGATAGCCAGCCGGATGTTCGCGGTATCGCCATCAAGGTGATGAATGTAGACGGGCAAAAAGTGCTAGATGATGAAGAAAAAACTCAAGATTTTATACTCAACAATTATCCGATTTTCTTGACCAAAGATGTTCGTGATTACGCCGATCTTTCGAGAGCAGGTAGCGGACAACTTAGCCCAGAGCGTATCCAGGAACTTGGTTATGCCTTTGCAATCTTGCAAAAGATTGGCAGCCAGAAAGTAGTAAATCCGCTTTTGATTCAATATTGGAGTATGGCTCCGTTTAAGTTTGGAAATCGCATTGTAAGATTGTCTGTCAAATCTCAACAGCCTGAACAACCACCCGAAAAACTTCCCGAATCAGAAAATTACCTCCGGGAAGCAATAGTCAAATATTTGACTGAAGAAGGTAAAGAAGCATCTTTTGACTTCTTTATTCAGTTTTATGTAGATGATGAAAAAACGCCTATTGAAGACCATGTTAAAGAATGGCAAGAAGCAGATTCACCGTTTGTTAAAGTTGCAACTGTTCGCATTTTTA
The Nostoc punctiforme PCC 73102 genome window above contains:
- a CDS encoding catalase family protein, whose product is MTNPTSSTTDQEAIIDEIIATSLQAQQKTGPDLRQIHSKSHGLLGGEFIIEPNVPEDLRVGLFKKPQTYPAWIRFSSGGSPEKRGKFHSDSQPDVRGIAIKVMNVDGQKVLDDEEKTQDFILNNYPIFLTKDVRDYADLSRAGSGQLSPERIQELGYAFAILQKIGSQKVVNPLLIQYWSMAPFKFGNRIVRLSVKSQQPEQPPEKLPESENYLREAIVKYLTEEGKEASFDFFIQFYVDDEKTPIEDHVKEWQEADSPFVKVATVRIFSQKFDFEERKRLDEGMLFSPWHTLLDHEPVGSVNLSRKRLYSELAKYRREQIAQRLLEPQPYVAVED